Part of the Methanobacteriaceae archaeon genome is shown below.
ATTATTGTCACGAATATTGACACTGTTTTCATAGTTACCTCATTAAACAAAGATTTTAACTTAAGAAGGATAGAACGATACATTGCTATCGCCAATGAAAACAAAGTAGAGCCCGTAGTGGTTCTAAGTAAATTAGATCTTTTCAAAGATGTTGATCAGAAAATAAGAGATGTTCAAGAGATTGCACCTAATACAAAGGTTGTTGCTATTAGTTCTACAGAGAATAAAGGCATAGATCAACTATCACCTTATCTTAAAGATGGTAAAACAGTGACACTTTTAGGATCCTCAGGTGTGGGCAAATCTACACTTATCAATATTCTTGAAGGTTATGAAAGACAAAATGTCGGTGAAATCAGGGAAAAGGACAGCAGAGGAAGGCATGTCACAACTGAAAGAGAAATGATCCTTTTAGAAAACGGCGGCTTAATTATAGACAATCCCGGAATGAGGGAACTGCAGTTATGGGATGCTGGAGAAGGATTGATTGATCTTTTCAGTGATATTGTAGAACTTGAGATGCAGTGTAAATTTTCTGATTGCTTGCATGAAACCGAACCTGGTTGTGCCGTCAAAAAAGCAATAAGAGACGGAACACTGTCAAATAAAAGGCTGGAAAGTTACAGAAAATTACAAAGAGAAATACTGGCTGTTGAAAGGAAAAAGAACCCTAAAATTGCAGAAAAAAAGAAATGGAAAGATATAAAAAAAATGGCCAAAGAGATTAAAAAAACTAGGAAATGAAATGATGACTCAAAGTATTTTTATGCCCTAATGGAATCCAGCACACCATAATCTTCAGGATAAAATGGGATACAATCCCGGATTCCTCACAACATGGCTATTTCTAAACCCATTCTGCATTTTAACCATATTCTATGCCTGGAAATTCAACATCTTAACCCATGGAATGGATTCTGGCCTTTATCGTGGGTGGGGCCTATATTTTGATACTTATGTTGAATACGACTAGGTTAAGAAGGGAGAAAAGTTCTTCTTAAGGTAACAAGCCAACTAGAGTAGTGAATGTTCAGAAAAAAGACTCAAAGAGAATATATTATCAAATCTAATGAATCCGCGACAAACATTAACACTAACTAATCAAAAAATCAGATATTATGTTTAAAAAAATTTAATACTCATTAACAGGTATACTTTTTCATTCCATTATTTTATATCAATGATTAATAAGTAAATAGTAGGGGGAAGTTCCTTGTTATCAGATGATTTTAAAGAAATATTAGATCAATATCCCATAGAGAAGAAAAAAGATATTAAAGACAATCCTTTTGCTTTTAAAATGCGTAAAGATTTTTTAAATGATTTTAGAAATTTTTTAAACCCAATATTGGATCTTGATAAATATAAAATAAAGATATCTCATGGACTGGGTAAATGGGTTGAAACACCATGGGCAGGGATTACAGAGTTCGATAGCTTCAAAGAGGGACTTAATATAGGGTTTACTTTTTTTACCGACAAAAAATTTGTTGCATTACATATTATACAGGGACACAGTAAAATCTCAAATTCAACATTTAGTGATAGAAACAAGGTTCTAGTTGAGATAATCAATCAACATAAAGATTTTGCGAAATTAGAAAGACAAAGTTTTTCAGTTGATAATCCTTTAAACACCGAAGATAGCGGTGTCGTTATAGAGAAATATTATGGATATAATGAACTTAATGATGATGACTTAAAAAAAGATTTGGAATTACTTTTAGAAGTTTATCAAGAATTAAGTCCGAAATATGAAGAAATGATGGGTGGAAAAACAGGTTTTCATAATTTAAATTCGGTTTTGAAATATACAAGTAATATCTCTAATGACCCCAATTTACATGATGGTTCTTATGAATTAGTAAATAAAACAGTCGAGTTTATCGCTAAGGTAAATCCGTCCAAACTTAACGTAAAAGATATGGATTTATTGTATTTAATGACTGTAGGAACATGGACGTGCGGATGGAACTGTAAGGAACTTAGAATTGAAAACAGTAATCTTAAAGAAGACGATAAAATGTCCTTGATTGAAATTTTAAATTCAATCCATGGGAAATTGGAAAACGGAGAATACAATAATTCACAAGATCATGTGGGAATGTTTGGAACTGGATTTAAGACTTTTAAAGGAAAACTGGATGTCGAGGATGCCAGAAAATTTTTAAGTCTGTGTGTAGAACTTCAAGAAACTGATGATGATGAATTAATGTACAAAGAAGCTGAAAAAGTTTTAAGTGGAGGAATTAAAGGTTTAGGTGTTGGCACCGTTTCACAAATTTTGCATTGTTTAAAACCATTCACATTCCCCATAATCAATGGTGCTATGAAAAAAGGCACAACTGTCTATTTTAACTTAGGAATTGAATTAAAAAAGCCTGTCTCAGAAACTAATTATATTGAAAATTCGAAACGAATTAAAAAATTTAAAGATAGTAATTATGGTTTTGTTAAGAATTATCGGGCGTTTGATCTTTTAAATTTTGATAACATTAATGATTTGAAAAACAGCAAAAATGTTTGGTTATTAAGTCCTGGTGAAAACGCAGTTTATTGGGATGAATTTAAAGAAAATAACATAATAACTATCGGTTGGGGAGATTTAGGAGATTTAAACAAATTTGGAGAAGACAAAGAAAAAATTTTAAATGCTCTGGAAAAAAAATATCCCAAGAAAAAAGAAACATACAATGCTTCAAATTCGAATAAAACATCTAAACAAACAAATAACGCAAGAGCTCTTTTAGATTTTTCAAAAGAAATGAAAATAGGAGATTTTGTTTTTATTAAAAAAGGCATAACCACACTTCTAGGTGTAGGGGTTGTAACATCTGATTATAAGTTTTCAGAAGAACCTAAAATTCCAGGAACTGACTATAAAAATTTTCGTGATGTTAAATGGTTGAAAACTGGGGAATTTGATGTTTCACATGCATTTAAATTGGTACTAAAAACTTTAACCAATATTACAAGCTATACTTCTGGGGCCTTTGAAGGATTGCTTTATTATCAGGCTTTAGGAAAATTAATGGATTTTTCAATTGATAATTATGTTAACACCACTATAGAACTTGAAGATGATGATAATAAAGATATTAAATACCGTAAAGAAGATTTTCTACAAGATGTGGTATTTCTAGAAAAAAACTACAATCAATTAGTCAATCTCATAAAAAGAAAGAAAAACATTATTCTTCAAGGTCCTCCAGGTGTTGGGAAGAGTTTTATAGCAAAAAAATTAGCTTATTCCATCATGGGATGTAAGGATGAAACCCGCGTTCAATTCATCCAATTCCATCAAAGCTATTCTTATGAAGATTTTATTCAAGGTTTTCGCCCTCGTGAAGATGGATTTTATTTAAAAAACGGAATTTTCTACAATTTCTGCAGAAAAGCACAAGATGATCAAAATAATGATTATTATTTCATCATTGATGAAATCAACCGGGGAAATATAAGTAAAATCTTTGGTGAACTAATGATGCTCATTGAAGAAGATAAAAGAGGAGAGGAGTTTGCAATGCATTTAACCTACTCTGATAAGGATGAACCTAAATTTTTTATTCCTAACAATGTGTATGTCATTGGAATGATGAATACTGCAGATAGAAGTTTGGCTATGATAGATTATGCTTTAAGAAGAAGATTTGTTTTCTACTCTGTCAATCCACTCTTTGAAGAGGATAATCTATTTAAAAATCATTTGATTAATCTAGGGCTTGAAGAAGAACTAGCTAAAAATATTATATCTCGTTTCAAAACATTAAATCAGAAAATTTCCGAAGATGATAGTTTGGGAGATGGTTTTAAAATTGGCCATAGCTATTTCTGCGGAAAAGGACACGTAAATGATCATAAGTCTGAAGATGATGAAAATTGGTATAGTTCTATAATAAATTATGAGATAGACCCTCTTTTAAAGGAATATTGGTTTGATGATTTAGAAACTGCTCAAGAAGAAATTGATAAACTAAAAATTAATTGATTTTAATGATAATCGAAAGTGGATCAAATAAAAACAGATGGGATGAATTTCAGCCAGATGGAGACATAGTTTCCAGTAAAAATGAGATTCCTATTAAAAATATTTATTATATGCTTAGTTATTCTTATAAAAACCTTAAAATCGATAATAATATTAAAAAAGAGTCTGAACGCTTTGAAAACATATATGAACTCTTATCTCGGGTTTTAATTTCTGGTGCAAATAATCTGATAAAAAGAGGATTTTGTAAAGAGTACCTAACAAAAGATGAAGATACAAACAATATACGCGGGAAAATCAACATAACTAAAACTATAAAAAGACAAACACACACCTATAAAAGATTAAACTGTCTTTACGATGAGTTTAGTGAGGATGTTTTATTTAATTCTATTATAAAAACCACGATTAATAATTTAATCATAATTAAAGATTTAAATAAGGAATTGAAAGGTGAATTAAACAAATTAACTCTATTTTTCGATTCTGTAACCTCAATTGATTTAAACAAACGTGTTTTTGGTTTAATTTTATGGAATAGGAATAATCAACATTATAAGTTACTAATAAATATATGTGAATTGATCTTTAAATTAGAACTTCCTGATGAATCTAAAGATGGAGAAATCCATTTTAAGAACTTCATAAAAAGACATGAGAAAGAAATGGCTAACCTTTTCGAGAATTTTGTATTTAATTACTATAAAAAAGAATTTAAGGATTTAAAAGTTCGTAAATCCCACATAAATTGGTATTTAGATAGTGAATATGAAAATAATTCTAAAAACAACTTACTCCCTACTATGAGAACAGATATTGTTTTAGAAAACAAAGATCTAGAACCTACCAATCCTAAACAGCTTATAATTGATACTAAATTTTACTCAAATATTTTATCTACTTTTCATGAAAAATCTTCCTTAAACTCTGGAAATCTTTATCAAATCTATTCTTATGTAAATAACAGCTTATTTCCTGGTGAAATTAGGGGAATGTTACTTTATGCTGCTCTTGGAGAAGAAATTGATTTAGAGTATAAAATAGGAGAACATATTATATATATAAAAACTCTTAATCTAAATCAAGATTGGGGTGGAATAGATAAAAGATTGAAAGAGATAGCGAATTTAATAGCTTAATAGTTAGCCCCTAATCTGATAGAATTAGATTTCTTTTTGATGATATAAGAAAAGTATTACTGTAAATATACGAGTTAAATAGAAATATAAAAAATAAATTGAATGTGCTATTTTTTTTCTTATCACTGGTTTTTTTTCTCGTGGTTCAAATTTGCATTTGCAACGCATTTTGATTCATCTTTCTCTCCATAAACTTCACTTGCAGAAAAAAAGAAATGGAAAGATATAAAAAAAATGGCCAAAGAGATTAAAAAAACTAGGAAATGAAATGATTGTATTGAATATCCTATCTTTTCTGCTCATTTTAGATTGATCATATCACTACTGCTGGCAATTATAATTTTTTTCCAGATAAACCATGTCCATAAGTTGTACTCCCTCTTCAAACATGGGATGATCATAGTTATCAGTGAAAAAATTCTTGATAACATGTGATTTCTCAAATCCGCAACTTTCATAAAATGACAATATTGAAGGGACATCACCTGTTCCGACTAACATTGTTTTATAGTTGTTTTTATAAAAATCAGAGACGAATTTTATCATGGCCTTGGCATATCCTTTACCTTGATATTTTTCATATGTTGCTATGTTTTTCAATTCACAGGTTTCTCTGTCTATGGCCACAACAACACAAACAGTCTTCAAGTCATCATCAAATAATGCAAACATGTCGCCATTTGCCAAATACCTGTCAATCATATTCTCTTGCTCGTCGGCTAATAGTAACAAGTCAAGGTATTGTTTCTTGTTATCAGTAATCTTTTCTACTCTCATTTTTTTCTCCTTTCAATAAAATGTTACATTAAAAGTTACTCTTTCCTAACAATTAATAAACAACCATAAGGCAAAATATAGTCAGTACATCTATTTATAAAGCATTTCAATATTACTTGCTCTTTTATAATATCCAAAATTAATTTAATGATATCTATATCAATATAAGTAAAAGTTAGATGATGGAATATACATCTACCATGTGATTTAGCGTGGTTTTGGATTTTTAGGCCTGAAATTGAACTTCGTAAATTCCGGTTTAGCGAAGATGTTTTGAATTCAATTTAAATACATAGAACTATAAGAAAAAATAGAATTTAATGAAATATAAAAATGATAAATAGTTTTAACCATGTAGACTTTCTCTTTTAATAAGTTCAAAAAAATCTATGCATTGGAAAGGTACATTATTATCAATATCTTCTGATTCTTTACTATTAATTTTGCAATAAGCTCCTAACTTAGAGCAAATAGTAGGAATTTTATAATTATGTTCTTCAGTAGCATTGAGATTCCAGTCTTCTTGGGTGACAAGTACTATGTTATATGCCATTGCAAATGCTATTAATTGAGGATCTGCCCAAGGTTTATCTTCTTCTGTATTTTTTTCATACCACACTGGAAACTTGGATGAAAGTATATTGGCTGAATTTACTACATTATCATCAAGTTTTTTGAAAATTATATCATTTTCTTCAGGCCAATCCAGCAGTGCTCTTTTAGGATGATTATTCATCTCAGTTTTGACTAATGGAGCTGAAATGATGGCTTCATGAAGTATTAAATCATCAAAATTTTTCCAATGAATAGGAAACGAGTCTTTTTCATATGTATCATATTTTGTTCTTCTTAGAATCACATTAGTATCGACAACATATTTCCATTTCATTAGAACTCCTCCTCATTAAACCGAGTTCTAATTTCATCAACTACTTCTAAAGGAACACCTAAAACCTCAACTAAATCGTCTTTAGATATTAACTGGTCATCATATGCTTTGATAATCGTTTTAGTGAAATAACTACCATTTTTATTTAAAACATTAGTAGCTTTTTGTTTATAAGACAATGCAGGATCTTTTGATTTTTCTTTCTCTTCAGATTCTTTTTTATCATTAGATAAATCTTTAGGTTTCTTGGAAGAGGAGATTCTTGTTTCTTTTCTGCTAATATAAGCATCCCATACTTCTTTTTTATTTTTATATTCTTTTTTGGAAATAAACTTCAAAGTCAGTAATCTTCTAATTATAACTTCTTTACTAACTCTGAAATGTTTAGAAAGAAAATTAATTTTATTATCATCAATTGTTGAGTTTTCACTACTAATAATAAGATTACTTAAAATTTTGGAGGGTACTAAAATTTCAGCAGCAATTTTATTGCAATAAATTTCATCAGGATTTTCTAAATAATATTTATTAAAATTACTTAAACCTTCTTTTTTACTGATTATGTGAGCTAATTCATGAAATAATGTAAATTTTTTACCATTTACATATTCTTTTCCATTAATTCCAATGATTGGAAGTTTATCATGATATAAAGCATAACCCCTAATGTCATCAGGCTCTATTTTGTAAAATTGAAAAACTAATATTCCTAAATTTTCAACTTCTTTAATCCAATGGTTCAAATCCCTTCTTTTCATGTTTGCAGAATTCATGCCTATTTCATTTCTTATAAAATATCCTATTTCAACAGGATCTTTTATATTAATATCTGATAAAGCAAATTTGGGGATTTGATAATCATTTGACTCTTCTTCTAAATGCAATAATTTTTTACGTCTGACTTCCGCACTTCTAAGTTCAAAACTAATTTGGGGAGTAATTTTTACTTTTTTACCATCAAAAGTTCTAAAATCTTGGATAGGTTCCTTTTCAGCAGGTTTGTTAGTATTAAAAAATATCATAGGTGGTCTTTTATAATGTTTAGCGAGATTCACCAAATCATCATATTCGATTTTACCTGTGTTTTCCCATTCTATTATTTGATCGGAACTAACATTCATTTCTTCTGCAATTTTATCAATATCATAGTATGCTGTTTTCCTAGCCCAGACTAACCAATCATTATTTGCTTGAAGTTTTGCTGAGCTCATTTAATCCACATCCATTAATATTATAAAATTTTTAAATTTATCATAATTAATAATATATTTTACAAAAAGTGATATATAACTATTGAAAATGATAATGATTCTAAAACAATTAAAATCGCATATTTTAAATTTTCACTCTATAATATTTATTATAGAATATGCTATTATTTAGATAATAATGATTTTTATATAAATATTGAGGGAAACAATTGCAAAAACATAATTCGATTATAATATTATTTGCCTTAGGTTTAGGATTATTGTGTTTCAGTAATGTTAATTTTGATCATTTAATAACTACTGACTCAACAATTATTTCAGATGTTTTGTCAGCAAGTTTAGCTTTTATCGGTACAGTTATAGCACTGTTTTTTACTTTAATAGCACTACCTATTCAGAACATATTAGGACGATATTCTCAAGATTTGGTAAAAAAAATTACAGGTGATAAAAAACTTAGAGCTTATTTTATAGCTTCTTTAATGATATTTGGATTTAATTTATCTGTCTTTTTGTTTATAAAATCATATTTTGTCATTCCATTAACTGAAATTAAGATATATTTCATATCTTTTAGCTTTACTTTGACATTGCTTTATCTAATTTTATTATTTTTCTATATTAACCGAGTTTACCATCTTTTGGATATTAGAAATACTATAAAAGAAATTTCTAGCGATATTACGAGCATAATGAAAAAAGAAGAGGGTGCTGAAATTAATGATTCTATCGAACAGTCTGTAGATCTCATTTTGGATGTTACACAGAAAGCAATTCAAGAAAATCGTTTTGAAATAGTAGAAAGTGGTTTTAAAGAAATTAGAAATATTATATTAGAATATATTACTATCAATAATGGAGTATTAGGGAACTTTGGAGAAAAATTGTTTGATATAGTCAAAACCAATATAATTATTTCAATAAGCATGGTTTCAAATACAAGTCACCCTAAAATTATAAAATCCATTTCTACTTGTGTTGGAGATATTACACTAGATTCATTAGAAATTAAACGAATTAATAATATTGATGGTTATATTTTCACTGAAGAATGGATCCAAATAATAAAAAATATCCTTATAAGCCCAGAATTAGTTAAAGATACATCCAATATACCTGTAGAATTAATAAATAGGTTAGTTAAAATAGCTGGAAATAGCTTAGACTTAAAAGGATCTATAGGTCAGAAAATCATTGTAGGAAGAGTAATATCTGTTTTGATTGAAGTAAACAAAATTGCAACAATAGACATAGCGAATTTACGTGGAACTGTAATTGCACAAAAAGTAAATAATAGTATAACTTCCATTTTAAATTATATACTAGATAACTATGAAAAGATTGATGATCATAAGGAAATTTTCATAAAGAAGATAATAAACGAGCTTGGTGAAAATCTAAAAATTATTTTTACAGCCCAATCACCGATTGATAATATTGCTTTTTCTCCACTTACAATTGGTGAAAATAACTTTTCAAAATTGTCACAGAAAATACTTGAAATAACTATTAAAGACACGACATTTAATGGATTAATTATCATAAGTGATATTATAACTATTCTAAGTGAAAATATCAATATTACTATTCAAACAAAATATGATCTTGCAATTCAACTCTTAAAAACGAATTATACAATTGGGTTTCGTTTGATTAATTTCTTAGACAATATAAATAATGAAAATTTGAAAAATAGAACTTCTAAATTAATTTCTAACTTATTAACAGTTTTATTTAATAATATGGAAATTTATTTAAATTCTTCTGAAGACAGGATTTATGAAGTAATAGATTTATATTTCTCTTTTATTGGAATAATTTTTGTTAAAGATAGTGATCAATATCTTTCTGAAATTATTCAAGATAATATCTCAAAAACTATAGAATTGTTATCGGATATTCCAGACAAATCTTTGTTAGAACCTTATATTAGGCTTATGGGTGTTTGGATTTTAAAATTTAATCCTGATGACGTTTCTAATCTTGAAAAAATAAAAAATGAAACCATAAAACAAAGCGAATTATTAAAAAATATGTCAGAAAGAGATTTAATTATAATTGGAGGCATAATAGGAATAGCATATCCTGATATGGTAAAAAATAAGGATATTGACCGACCAGACATATCTTATTCGGAAGATAGTCATGATCTGAAGGATTTAGATATTATTAATCAAAAATTATTTAATGAAGAAGATATAGAGAAATTTGAAAATTATTTAGATAACTAAATAAAATTATTTCAAAAAAAAAAATCTTGAAAATAAAAATCTCACTACGTTTTTGAAAATATTGTATTTATAAAATAAAGATTAAATTTATAGATCCTCAACATCAATCCCCAAATCATTCAATCGGCCACGAATATCATCAGATAAATCCCATTCTTTCTTTTCTCTGAGTTTCTGGCGAACATCCTTAATAATATCAAGTAATTCTCCAGAAATATCTCCATCATTAGACTTAACGGCCAAATCAAAGCCCATAATTTCCCCGAATTCATTGAAGAATGAAATTATATCTTTCAATACTTTTTCTGAAGGCCTTTTATCATCAAGGGCCTTATTCAATTCCTTAACAAAATTAAATATATTTGATAAAGCTTCAGGTGTATTAAAGTCATTGTCCATGGATTCCAGGAATTTAGTCTGATATTCTTCTAACAACCCAATAAAATACTCATCATCATTACCAGCAGAACTACCCAATAATTCATTAATCCTTTCCACCGTCTTTTGAATTCTCTTCAAACTCTTAGCGGCCTGTTCCAGCGTCTTCTCACTGAAATCAATAGGACTCCTATAATGAGTAGATAATACAAAGAATCTGAATACCTGGGGATCGTGGTCCTCCAGTAAATCCCGGATGGTGATGAAGTTCCCCAGTGATTTAGACATCTTCTCCCCAGAAACATTTAAAAAGCCAGTGTGCATCCAGTATCTGACCATGGGGCTTTTACCAGAGGCAGCTTCCATCTGAGCTATCTCGGCCTCGTGGTGAGGAAATATTAAATCCAGGCCTCCCCCGTGGATATCGTACTGTGGCCCGAAGTATTCTTCGGTAATGGCCGTATCCTCAATGTGCCAGCCCGGTCTCCCAGTTCCCCAGGGTGAATCCCATAGTGGTTCTTCATCTCGCTTTTTCCACAAGGCGAAATCTCCCGGGTTCTTCTTGGTTTGATCAATATTCACCCGGTGAACATTTAAATCCTCTAAATTACGCCTGGAAAGTTTCCCAAAGTTTTCAAATTTATCCTCATCAAAGTAAACTCCAGTGGAAGTTTCATAAGCAAAGCCCTTTTTAATAAGGGTTTCAATTTGAGTTATGATCTCTTGAACATGATCTGTGGCCCGGGCAAATAAATTAACTCCATTTACTCCTAGGGCTTCCATATCTTCCTGGTATCTCTTTTCAAACTTACGAGCTAATACTTTCGTGTCAGCATCTACCTCAGCAGACCTATTAATAATCTTATCATCAATATCAGTCACATTCTGGAGGTAGAATACAGAATATCCCTTATATTCCAGGTACCGTTTTATCATATCAAAGGAGATGTAGGTACGGCCATGGCCAATATGGGCATCGTCATAGACAGTGGGTCCGCATACAAACAGTTTTACCCGTTGATCGTTCATCGGCTTAAACTCTTCTTTTTCACGGCTCATGGTGTTGTAAATTTTCATTTTTCCCACTCTCTCGATATAAATGATATACTCACTCTTTTAATTAATATAAAATTAGTTTTTAATTATTTAAATATAAAAAAGGCCAAGATTGGGATTTGAACCCAAGTATCATGGTTTGCAGCCATGCACCTCGCCTCTCGGTCATCTTGGCATAATTATCAGATAATACAATTAATTATCTAATGTTAATTATGAATCTCCTACCAAAAATTCTTTTCAGTTGGAATCCAACAAACTAAAGTTAACTATTGTTATATAAATAGTTTTTGATGAAGAATTACAAACCAGATAAGCAAAACATTTATAAATAGAAATAACATAACAATTGTTATAATAGTAAATCTTACTAAATAAAAAAATATAATCCGAGGGATAAAATGACAGGAAAACGGAAATACGGACCTCAAACAATAGAATTACACACTGGACAGGAGACCGCAGATCCTGCTACTGGAGCTAGAGCAGTACCCATATATCAAACTTCATCCTATGTCTTTGAAAATACAGAACATGCTGCTAACTTATTTGCTCTGAAGGAATTTGGGAATATATATAGTAGAATAATGAACCCTACCAATGATGCTTTTGAAAAAAGGATTGCAGCAGTAGAAGGAGGTAATGCAGCATTATCTGTTTCATCAGGAATGGCCGCCATAACTCTGGCCTTGTTAAATATCACTCAGTTAGGTGACGAGATAGTATCTGCCAATAACCTTTATGGAGGAACTTATCAGTTATTTAATTACACTTTCCCCAAATTAGGAAGAAAAGTTAAATTTGTAGATTCCACCAAGCCAGAAGAATTTAAAGAAGCAATTACTCCCAAAACCAGAGCTATTTACGCAGAATCCATTGGTAATCCTAAATTGGACATACCCGACTTTGAAAAATTAGCTGAAATTGCTCATGAAGCAGATATTCCACTGGTGGTGGATAATACCACGGGAGTAGGCCTGGTAAGGCCCATAGAACATGGAGCAGATATTACTGTGCTTTCGGCCACTAAATTTATCGGAGGCCACGGCACTTCCATCGGCGGAGTAATAGTAGATTCCGGTAAATTTAACTGGGGAAATGGCAAATTTCCAGAATTTACCCAACCAGATCCCAGTTATCACGGACTTAAATTTTGGGAAACCTTTAGAGATATTCCCGAAGCAGGAAACATCGCTTACATCACCAAGGCCCGTGTACAACTTTTGAGAGATCTGGGAGCTGC
Proteins encoded:
- the cysS gene encoding cysteine--tRNA ligase, whose amino-acid sequence is MKIYNTMSREKEEFKPMNDQRVKLFVCGPTVYDDAHIGHGRTYISFDMIKRYLEYKGYSVFYLQNVTDIDDKIINRSAEVDADTKVLARKFEKRYQEDMEALGVNGVNLFARATDHVQEIITQIETLIKKGFAYETSTGVYFDEDKFENFGKLSRRNLEDLNVHRVNIDQTKKNPGDFALWKKRDEEPLWDSPWGTGRPGWHIEDTAITEEYFGPQYDIHGGGLDLIFPHHEAEIAQMEAASGKSPMVRYWMHTGFLNVSGEKMSKSLGNFITIRDLLEDHDPQVFRFFVLSTHYRSPIDFSEKTLEQAAKSLKRIQKTVERINELLGSSAGNDDEYFIGLLEEYQTKFLESMDNDFNTPEALSNIFNFVKELNKALDDKRPSEKVLKDIISFFNEFGEIMGFDLAVKSNDGDISGELLDIIKDVRQKLREKKEWDLSDDIRGRLNDLGIDVEDL
- a CDS encoding O-acetylhomoserine aminocarboxypropyltransferase/cysteine synthase, which produces MTGKRKYGPQTIELHTGQETADPATGARAVPIYQTSSYVFENTEHAANLFALKEFGNIYSRIMNPTNDAFEKRIAAVEGGNAALSVSSGMAAITLALLNITQLGDEIVSANNLYGGTYQLFNYTFPKLGRKVKFVDSTKPEEFKEAITPKTRAIYAESIGNPKLDIPDFEKLAEIAHEADIPLVVDNTTGVGLVRPIEHGADITVLSATKFIGGHGTSIGGVIVDSGKFNWGNGKFPEFTQPDPSYHGLKFWETFRDIPEAGNIAYITKARVQLLRDLGAALSPFNAFLFIQGLETLTLRVQKHSENALKVAEFLKNHPDVEWVNYPGLDDDPSYELASKYLSGGYGALVGFGIKGGLESGKKFIESLELLSHLANIGDAKSLVIHPASTTHQQLSEAERVQTGVTDDFIRVSVGLENVEDIIYDINQALEKATE